One Sphingomonas sp. OV641 genomic window carries:
- a CDS encoding DUF1810 domain-containing protein: MTDPFDLARFVEAQEHSYADALAELRRGRKTSHWMWFVFPQLRDLGQSPTAKHFGIASLAEARAYLAHPLLGPRLIAACEALIGATGDATAILGGVDAMKLRSSMTLFAAAADDPAPFTAVLSRFFNGEGDRLTIDLLG, translated from the coding sequence GTGACAGACCCTTTCGATCTCGCCCGCTTCGTGGAAGCGCAGGAACACAGCTATGCCGATGCGCTCGCCGAATTGCGACGCGGGCGAAAGACCAGTCACTGGATGTGGTTCGTCTTTCCCCAGCTGCGCGATCTCGGCCAGAGCCCGACGGCGAAGCATTTCGGCATCGCGTCACTGGCCGAGGCGCGCGCCTATCTCGCGCACCCCCTGCTCGGCCCCCGGCTGATCGCCGCGTGCGAGGCGCTGATCGGCGCCACTGGAGATGCCACGGCCATTCTCGGCGGCGTGGACGCCATGAAGCTCCGCTCCTCCATGACCCTCTTCGCCGCTGCGGCCGATGATCCGGCGCCGTTCACCGCGGTTCTTTCCCGCTTTTTCAACGGCGAAGGCGACAGGCTGACGATCGACCTGCTCGGCTGA
- a CDS encoding class II aldolase/adducin family protein translates to MATLASVDNTNQYAPGEWEARVDLAAAYRLVALYGWDDLIFTHLSARVPGPEHHFLINPYDMMFEEITASSLVKIDVEGNPVGHTDHPVNPAGFTIHSAIHMAREDAAAVMHLHTPHGQAVSAMEFGLLPHTQTAMIAQHNVAYHDYEGIATDLDERERLVQDLGEKHAMILRNHGTLAVGESVGACFLRLYFLERACEAQVLMLSAGRENLNNPPQGVEEKVAGQSAPAGMGKLAEKLAWPALLRKLDRIDPSFRN, encoded by the coding sequence ATGGCCACGCTGGCATCGGTCGACAATACCAACCAATATGCCCCCGGCGAGTGGGAGGCGCGGGTCGATCTCGCCGCCGCCTATCGCCTTGTCGCGCTGTACGGCTGGGACGACCTGATCTTCACCCATCTTTCGGCCCGCGTGCCGGGGCCGGAGCATCATTTCCTCATCAACCCGTACGACATGATGTTCGAGGAGATCACCGCCTCGTCGCTGGTCAAGATCGACGTGGAGGGCAATCCGGTCGGCCATACCGACCATCCGGTGAACCCGGCGGGCTTCACGATCCACTCCGCGATCCACATGGCGCGCGAGGATGCGGCGGCGGTGATGCACCTCCATACGCCGCACGGCCAGGCGGTGAGCGCGATGGAGTTCGGCCTCCTCCCGCACACCCAGACGGCGATGATCGCGCAGCACAATGTCGCCTATCATGACTATGAAGGCATCGCGACCGACCTGGATGAGCGCGAGCGGCTGGTGCAGGATCTCGGCGAGAAGCACGCGATGATCCTGCGCAACCATGGCACGCTGGCGGTGGGCGAGAGCGTCGGCGCGTGTTTTCTTCGGCTCTACTTCCTGGAGCGCGCGTGCGAGGCGCAGGTGCTGATGCTGTCTGCCGGGCGCGAGAACCTCAACAACCCGCCGCAGGGCGTGGAGGAGAAGGTTGCCGGGCAGAGCGCACCGGCGGGGATGGGCAAGCTGGCCGAGAAGCTGGCGTGGCCGGCGCTGCTGCGCAAGCTCGACCGGATCGATCCCAGCTTCCGCAACTGA
- a CDS encoding diguanylate cyclase — translation MIEFPRQKEDELFAAVGQFLADHRLGVEPANYAFAYRVLSDPGGALAQSVATLTDGGIRLTAQDIADLGGPTVGSVAPRPDLPDGPDGPDPQQPPEAAELHAQADEMIARAEMQMAQFSDAVRSIHEETSGFGRDLAASAAAMRQADATTGMDEVSRLTAAMIDRAHVAERRMAAAEQEAAALRSALVEARGTARLDPLTELANRRAFDEAYDALPPGTPVALALCDIDHFKRVNDEFGHAVGDRVLRAVGLTIASESGGAVVARYGGEEFALLFVGVDIDAAVTLVDRARSAVAARRFRSRKTDAPIGVVTISGGVAAGTSDDPREALYARADAALYRAKAAGRNRAFSAA, via the coding sequence ATGATTGAGTTCCCCAGGCAGAAGGAAGACGAGCTGTTCGCGGCAGTTGGTCAATTCCTGGCCGATCACAGGCTGGGCGTGGAGCCGGCCAATTATGCCTTTGCCTATAGGGTGCTGTCCGATCCTGGCGGGGCGCTGGCGCAATCGGTCGCGACACTGACCGATGGCGGCATCCGCCTGACGGCGCAGGACATTGCGGATCTGGGTGGCCCGACCGTCGGCAGCGTGGCGCCACGACCTGACCTGCCCGATGGGCCCGATGGGCCTGACCCGCAGCAGCCGCCCGAGGCGGCCGAGCTTCACGCCCAGGCTGATGAGATGATTGCGCGTGCGGAAATGCAGATGGCGCAATTCTCCGACGCCGTACGTTCCATTCACGAGGAAACGAGTGGCTTTGGCCGCGATCTCGCCGCCAGCGCGGCCGCCATGCGCCAGGCCGATGCGACAACGGGCATGGACGAGGTGTCCCGCCTGACGGCTGCGATGATCGACCGTGCCCATGTTGCGGAGCGTCGGATGGCGGCGGCAGAGCAGGAGGCGGCCGCGCTGCGCAGCGCGCTGGTCGAGGCACGCGGCACGGCACGGCTCGATCCGCTCACCGAACTGGCGAACCGCCGTGCCTTTGACGAGGCCTATGACGCGCTGCCGCCCGGCACCCCGGTGGCGCTGGCGCTGTGCGATATCGATCACTTCAAGCGCGTGAACGACGAATTCGGACATGCGGTCGGCGATCGCGTGCTGCGTGCCGTTGGCCTGACCATCGCCAGCGAAAGCGGCGGGGCCGTGGTCGCGCGTTATGGCGGGGAGGAGTTCGCCCTCCTGTTCGTCGGGGTCGACATCGACGCCGCCGTTACCCTGGTCGACCGTGCGCGCAGCGCCGTCGCTGCCCGCCGCTTCCGCTCGCGCAAGACGGATGCGCCGATCGGCGTGGTGACGATTTCGGGCGGCGTGGCGGCGGGGACAAGCGATGATCCGCGCGAGGCGCTCTATGCGCGCGCCGATGCCGCGCTGTACCGGGCCAAGGCGGCGGGTCGGAACCGGGCATTTTCCGCCGCTTGA
- a CDS encoding alcohol dehydrogenase family protein yields the protein MKALRYFGARDIQYGSTDDATLQDDRDVLVRVKHCAICGSDLHIYHGHGFSQDTGFCVGHEAVGEVVETGRAVRNLRSGDRVMISAAVGCGACPGCLMGRVHECENNGSGCYGLSAALQGSQAEAVRVPAGDVNARRIPDGISDEQALMLTDALPTSWMAVRNADIKPGASVAVVGLGPIGLMAVEGCFAMGAGRVYAIDLVPERRALAEGLGAIGVDPAMAVETIREDTKGRMCGSVIEAVGADATIDMALRLVGKWGTVSCLGVNQTRRFPFPMERAFASGLTFRTGTCSVPHWWQELIPMVQKGQLHPERYISHRLPLSQGAEAYAILDRREALKVVMTPD from the coding sequence ATGAAGGCATTGCGCTATTTCGGCGCGCGCGACATCCAGTACGGATCGACCGACGATGCGACCTTGCAGGACGATCGGGACGTGCTGGTCCGCGTGAAGCATTGCGCGATCTGCGGCAGCGACCTGCATATCTATCATGGCCACGGCTTTTCGCAGGACACCGGCTTCTGCGTCGGGCACGAGGCGGTCGGCGAGGTGGTGGAGACGGGGCGTGCGGTGCGCAACCTGCGCTCGGGCGACCGGGTGATGATCTCCGCCGCGGTCGGCTGCGGCGCTTGCCCCGGCTGCCTGATGGGCCGCGTCCACGAATGCGAGAACAATGGTTCGGGCTGCTATGGCCTCAGCGCCGCCTTGCAGGGGAGCCAGGCGGAAGCGGTGCGCGTGCCCGCCGGCGACGTAAATGCCCGGCGCATCCCGGACGGCATCAGCGACGAACAGGCGCTGATGCTGACGGATGCGTTGCCGACGAGCTGGATGGCGGTGCGCAATGCAGACATCAAGCCGGGCGCGAGCGTCGCGGTGGTCGGCCTGGGCCCGATCGGGCTGATGGCGGTGGAAGGCTGTTTCGCGATGGGCGCGGGGCGCGTCTATGCGATCGATCTTGTCCCTGAACGGCGCGCATTGGCCGAAGGGCTGGGCGCGATCGGCGTAGATCCAGCGATGGCGGTGGAGACGATCCGCGAGGACACCAAGGGGCGGATGTGCGGCAGCGTGATCGAGGCGGTCGGTGCCGACGCGACGATCGACATGGCGCTGCGGCTTGTCGGCAAATGGGGCACGGTTTCATGCCTGGGCGTCAACCAGACGCGGCGCTTCCCCTTTCCGATGGAGCGCGCGTTCGCCAGTGGGCTGACGTTCCGCACCGGCACCTGCTCGGTCCCGCACTGGTGGCAGGAACTGATCCCGATGGTGCAGAAGGGGCAGCTTCACCCCGAACGCTACATCTCTCACCGCCTGCCGCTGTCACAGGGTGCCGAAGCCTATGCCATCCTCGACCGGCGCGAGGCGCTGAAGGTGGTGATGACGCCCGATTGA
- a CDS encoding inositol monophosphatase family protein codes for MPIRQADLDLAHRLADAAGEAIRPYFRGELGTEMKDDHSPVTLADRAAEAAMRRILDAEAPGDAVHGEEYGAKDGVTGRRWVLDPIDGTRSFTVGRAIFGTLIALVEDGWPVMGVIDQPVVRERWIGAAGRPTLFNGAPARTRACREVEGAILATTSPHAFNDDEVPHFLALVAAVSGGHARQGPVYGGDCYNYGLLASGHLDIVCEGGLALHDFAALAPIVEGAGGRMCDWNGDPLTEASTGQVLAIGDPARMDEVLEALHAVAGGHDHGHGHGHGHGHGHGHGH; via the coding sequence ATGCCGATCCGACAAGCCGACCTCGATCTCGCCCACCGCCTCGCCGATGCCGCGGGGGAGGCGATCCGCCCCTATTTTCGCGGGGAGCTGGGCACCGAGATGAAGGACGATCACTCGCCCGTGACGCTCGCCGACCGCGCGGCGGAGGCGGCGATGCGGCGGATCCTGGATGCCGAGGCGCCGGGCGATGCGGTGCATGGCGAGGAATATGGCGCCAAGGATGGCGTGACCGGCCGCCGCTGGGTGCTGGATCCCATCGACGGCACGCGCAGCTTCACCGTGGGGCGCGCCATTTTCGGCACGCTGATCGCGCTGGTCGAGGATGGCTGGCCGGTGATGGGCGTGATCGACCAGCCGGTAGTGCGGGAACGCTGGATCGGCGCCGCCGGCCGCCCGACGCTGTTCAACGGTGCCCCGGCGCGGACGCGCGCATGCCGCGAAGTGGAAGGCGCAATCCTGGCGACGACGAGCCCGCATGCCTTCAACGACGATGAAGTGCCCCACTTCCTGGCGCTGGTCGCGGCGGTTTCTGGCGGCCATGCGCGGCAGGGGCCGGTCTATGGCGGCGACTGCTACAACTATGGACTGCTGGCGAGCGGGCACCTGGACATCGTGTGCGAGGGCGGGCTGGCGCTGCACGATTTTGCCGCGCTGGCGCCGATCGTGGAGGGTGCCGGCGGGCGGATGTGCGACTGGAACGGCGATCCGCTGACCGAAGCGAGCACGGGTCAGGTGCTGGCGATCGGCGATCCGGCGCGGATGGATGAGGTGCTGGAGGCGCTGCACGCGGTGGCGGGCGGGCACGATCATGGGCATGGGCATGGGCATGGGCATGGGCACGGGCATGGGCATGGGCATTGA
- the clpB gene encoding ATP-dependent chaperone ClpB: protein MNLEKFTDRAKGFLQSAQTVAIRMSHQQIAPEHLLKALLEDEQGMAAGLIQAAGGDARRATTYVDAQLARLPAVTGSGAQSTPGLNNDSVRVLDQAEQIAQKAGDSFVTVERLLLALALATNTPAGQALSAAGVKADALNSAINDLRGGRTADTASAEDRYDALKKFARDLTQAAKDGKLDPVIGRDEEIRRTIQVLARRTKNNPVLIGEPGVGKTAIAEGLALRIANGDVPDGLKNKTLMALDMGALIAGAKYRGEFEERLKGVIDEVKAAEGDIILFIDEMHQLIGAGKSEGAMDAGNLLKPALARGELHCVGATTLDEYRKYVEKDPALQRRFQPVFVGEPTVEDTISILRGLKEKYELHHGVRITDGALVSAATLSNRYITDRFLPDKAIDLMDEAASRIRMEVESKPEEIETLDRRILRLKIEREGLKRETDAASVDRLENLEGELANLEQQSAELTQRWQAEKDKLAGEAKLKEQLDAARLELEQAQRQGDLAKAGELSYGRIPALEKQLAEAQGATANAMLREEVTPEDIAAVVARWTGVPVERMMEGERDKLLRMEEVIGKRVIGQADAVRAVSTAVRRARAGLQDPNRPLGSFLFLGPTGVGKTELTKALAEFLFDDPNAMVRIDMSEFMEKHAVARLIGAPPGYVGYEEGGVLTEAVRRRPYQVVLFDEVEKAHGDVFNVLLQVLDDGRLTDGQGRTVDFSNTLIILTSNLGSQFLANLGEGEDVETVEPQVMDVVRAHFRPEFLNRLDEIILFHRLGQAHMGPIVDIQVARVGKLLADRKVTLDLTDAARAWLGRVGYDPVYGARPLKRAVQRYLQDPLADLILRGEVKDGATVRVDEGDGKLALSVG from the coding sequence ATGAACCTCGAGAAATTCACCGATCGCGCCAAGGGCTTCCTCCAGTCGGCGCAAACCGTCGCGATCCGCATGAGCCACCAGCAGATCGCCCCCGAACATCTGCTGAAGGCGCTGCTTGAGGATGAGCAGGGCATGGCGGCAGGCCTCATCCAGGCGGCCGGCGGCGATGCGCGTCGTGCGACGACCTATGTCGATGCGCAGCTTGCCAGGCTGCCCGCCGTCACCGGCTCGGGCGCGCAGTCGACGCCGGGCCTCAACAACGACAGCGTCCGCGTGCTCGATCAGGCGGAGCAGATCGCGCAAAAGGCCGGCGACAGCTTCGTCACCGTCGAACGCCTGCTGCTCGCGCTCGCGCTGGCGACGAACACCCCGGCTGGACAGGCGCTCAGCGCCGCCGGCGTGAAGGCCGACGCGCTTAACAGCGCGATCAACGACCTGCGCGGCGGCCGCACCGCCGATACCGCGTCCGCCGAGGATCGCTATGACGCGCTGAAGAAGTTCGCGCGCGATCTCACCCAGGCGGCGAAGGACGGCAAGCTCGATCCGGTGATCGGCCGCGACGAGGAGATCCGCCGAACCATCCAGGTGCTCGCGCGCCGCACCAAGAACAACCCCGTCCTCATCGGTGAGCCGGGCGTCGGCAAGACCGCGATTGCCGAGGGCCTCGCGCTGCGCATCGCCAATGGCGACGTGCCCGATGGTCTCAAGAACAAGACGCTGATGGCGCTCGACATGGGCGCGCTGATCGCTGGCGCGAAGTATCGCGGCGAGTTCGAGGAGCGGCTGAAAGGCGTCATCGACGAGGTGAAGGCCGCCGAGGGCGACATCATCCTGTTCATCGACGAGATGCACCAGCTGATCGGCGCGGGTAAATCCGAAGGCGCGATGGACGCGGGCAATCTCTTGAAGCCGGCGCTCGCCCGTGGCGAACTGCACTGCGTCGGCGCGACGACGCTCGACGAATATCGCAAGTATGTCGAGAAGGACCCCGCGCTCCAGCGGCGCTTCCAGCCGGTGTTCGTCGGCGAGCCCACCGTCGAGGACACGATCTCGATCCTGCGCGGGCTGAAGGAGAAGTACGAGCTGCACCATGGCGTGCGGATCACCGATGGTGCGCTCGTCTCCGCCGCGACCTTGTCGAACCGCTACATCACCGATCGCTTCCTGCCCGACAAGGCAATCGACCTGATGGATGAGGCCGCGAGCCGCATCCGCATGGAAGTCGAGTCGAAGCCCGAGGAGATTGAGACGCTCGATCGCCGTATCCTGCGCCTCAAGATCGAGCGCGAGGGGCTGAAGCGGGAGACCGACGCGGCCTCGGTCGACCGGCTGGAGAATCTGGAAGGCGAACTCGCCAACCTCGAACAGCAGTCGGCCGAGCTGACGCAGCGCTGGCAGGCCGAGAAGGACAAGCTCGCCGGCGAGGCGAAGCTCAAGGAACAGCTCGACGCCGCCCGGCTCGAGCTGGAACAGGCGCAGCGCCAGGGCGATCTCGCCAAGGCGGGCGAGCTTTCCTACGGCCGCATCCCCGCGCTGGAAAAGCAGCTTGCCGAGGCGCAGGGCGCAACGGCGAACGCGATGCTGCGCGAGGAAGTGACGCCGGAGGACATCGCTGCCGTCGTCGCACGCTGGACCGGCGTGCCGGTCGAGCGGATGATGGAGGGTGAGCGCGACAAGCTGCTCCGCATGGAGGAAGTGATCGGCAAGCGCGTGATCGGCCAGGCCGATGCCGTGCGCGCCGTCTCCACCGCCGTTCGCCGCGCGCGCGCCGGGTTACAGGATCCGAACCGGCCGCTGGGCTCGTTCCTGTTCCTCGGCCCCACGGGCGTCGGCAAGACCGAGCTCACCAAGGCGCTCGCCGAATTCCTGTTCGACGATCCCAACGCGATGGTGCGCATCGACATGAGCGAATTCATGGAGAAGCACGCTGTCGCGCGGCTGATCGGCGCCCCTCCCGGCTATGTCGGCTATGAGGAAGGCGGCGTGCTGACGGAGGCTGTGCGGCGCCGGCCGTACCAGGTCGTGCTGTTCGACGAGGTGGAGAAGGCGCACGGCGACGTATTCAACGTGCTGCTCCAGGTGCTGGACGACGGGCGGCTGACTGACGGTCAGGGCCGCACGGTCGATTTCTCCAACACGCTGATCATCCTGACGTCGAACCTCGGCTCGCAGTTCCTCGCCAATCTCGGCGAGGGCGAGGATGTCGAAACGGTCGAGCCGCAGGTGATGGACGTGGTGCGCGCACACTTCCGCCCCGAGTTCCTGAACCGGCTGGACGAGATCATCCTCTTCCACCGCCTGGGTCAGGCGCACATGGGCCCGATCGTCGACATCCAGGTCGCGCGGGTCGGCAAGCTGCTTGCCGACCGCAAGGTGACCCTCGACCTCACCGACGCCGCGCGCGCATGGCTCGGCCGAGTCGGCTATGATCCGGTCTATGGCGCCCGCCCGCTGAAACGCGCGGTGCAGCGCTACCTGCAGGATCCGCTCGCCGACCTCATCCTGCGCGGCGAGGTAAAGGACGGCGCGACCGTGCGGGTGGACGAGGGCGACGGAAAGCTGGCTCTGTCGGTCGGCTGA
- a CDS encoding YbhB/YbcL family Raf kinase inhibitor-like protein, which translates to MLEHIPAWLGRSLGNVRAGASKLAIVQPELGGRFEPIDLSSPAFAQDARLPPRFTADGEGISPPLVWGALPDGTATLALLVEDADAPAPQPLVHAVIWGIPADAGRLPEGAIVADGAGLADTGDVGRNSYLGEGWLPPDPPTGHGEHRYVFQLFALDAAAEDPGPSPGRSALVRAMAGHVLAAGLLIGTYSRGEEALTGHAQTTVAATST; encoded by the coding sequence ATGCTTGAACATATCCCCGCCTGGCTGGGGCGCAGCCTGGGCAATGTGCGCGCCGGCGCCAGCAAGCTTGCGATCGTGCAGCCCGAACTTGGCGGACGTTTCGAACCGATCGATCTTTCCAGCCCGGCGTTCGCCCAGGACGCGCGCCTGCCGCCGCGCTTCACGGCGGATGGGGAAGGCATATCGCCGCCGCTCGTCTGGGGCGCGCTGCCGGACGGGACGGCCACGCTCGCCTTGCTGGTGGAGGATGCCGATGCGCCCGCGCCGCAGCCGCTGGTTCATGCGGTGATCTGGGGCATCCCGGCGGATGCGGGGCGATTGCCGGAGGGCGCGATCGTTGCCGATGGCGCTGGCCTGGCCGACACGGGAGACGTGGGGCGCAACTCCTATCTGGGCGAAGGGTGGCTTCCGCCTGACCCGCCGACCGGCCATGGAGAGCATCGTTATGTGTTCCAGCTGTTCGCGCTGGACGCTGCGGCCGAGGATCCGGGCCCGTCGCCCGGCCGTTCAGCCCTGGTGCGGGCTATGGCCGGGCATGTGCTGGCTGCCGGGCTGCTGATCGGCACCTATTCGCGGGGCGAGGAGGCCCTGACCGGGCACGCTCAAACGACGGTGGCGGCAACATCCACATAG
- a CDS encoding S41 family peptidase has protein sequence MTRRFTAAICLIGLLAGCGGDGGGSGGSATGVSPTPTPTPTPTPTTVAGCSLGERQAWAAAELREWYLFPDTLPASLDPSGYAGVTEYIDALTATARAQNKDRYFTYLTSIAEENAYYASGSSAGYGFRLGINPGAGRMFVIEAFEGTPALEAGIDRGSEIVAIGRPGGTLRTVSALFAEGGAQAISDALGGSVAGDTRVLRVRALSGSERDVTIAPREFELTPVSSRYGVRILEDSGRRVGYINLRTFISTADQSLRDGFAQLRAAGITELIVDFRYNGGGLVSTARLMNNLLGGNRQASEVMGYTTYRREKSSENVTDYFSPQPQSVSPTRIAFIGSEGTASASELVINAMIPYLRGKVALIGTNTHGKPVGQIARDKPSCDDRLRLVAFATQNAERQGDYYNGLAPFMPATCQATDDISYPLGDPREASVQQALAFLNGRSCTPIGGASASASAARVKDTATKRTLLTPARPGTFQREAPGAF, from the coding sequence GTGACACGTCGCTTTACCGCAGCAATATGCCTCATCGGTCTTCTCGCCGGCTGCGGCGGTGATGGTGGCGGCAGCGGCGGAAGCGCGACGGGCGTCTCGCCCACACCGACCCCAACTCCGACGCCCACACCCACCACGGTGGCGGGCTGCTCGCTTGGCGAGCGCCAGGCCTGGGCAGCGGCCGAGCTTCGCGAATGGTATCTCTTTCCCGATACGCTGCCGGCCAGTCTCGACCCGTCTGGCTATGCCGGGGTCACAGAATATATCGATGCGCTGACCGCGACAGCGCGGGCGCAGAACAAGGACCGTTACTTCACCTATCTGACCTCGATCGCCGAGGAGAATGCCTATTATGCGTCAGGCTCCAGCGCCGGCTATGGCTTTCGCCTGGGGATCAATCCCGGCGCCGGGCGGATGTTCGTCATCGAAGCGTTCGAAGGCACGCCCGCGCTGGAGGCAGGTATCGATCGCGGTAGCGAGATCGTCGCGATCGGTCGCCCGGGCGGCACGCTGCGCACCGTCTCCGCGCTGTTTGCCGAGGGCGGGGCGCAGGCGATCAGCGATGCGCTGGGCGGATCCGTCGCTGGCGACACTCGCGTGCTGCGCGTCCGCGCGCTGAGCGGCAGCGAACGGGACGTGACGATCGCCCCGCGCGAATTCGAGCTCACGCCCGTCTCGTCGCGCTATGGCGTCAGGATCCTGGAGGATAGCGGCCGGCGCGTCGGCTATATCAACCTGCGCACCTTCATCTCCACCGCCGATCAGTCGCTGCGCGACGGCTTCGCCCAGCTGCGCGCCGCCGGCATTACCGAACTGATCGTCGACTTCCGCTACAATGGCGGCGGGCTGGTTTCCACCGCGCGGCTGATGAACAACCTCCTGGGCGGCAATCGCCAGGCCAGCGAGGTGATGGGCTACACCACCTATCGCCGCGAAAAATCGTCCGAGAACGTGACCGACTATTTCTCGCCCCAGCCGCAGTCTGTCTCCCCGACCCGGATCGCCTTCATCGGCAGCGAGGGCACGGCCTCGGCCAGCGAGCTCGTGATCAACGCCATGATCCCCTATCTGCGCGGCAAGGTCGCGCTGATCGGCACCAACACTCATGGCAAGCCGGTCGGCCAGATCGCGCGCGACAAGCCGTCATGCGACGATCGCCTGCGCCTCGTTGCCTTCGCGACGCAGAATGCCGAGCGGCAGGGCGATTACTACAACGGCCTGGCGCCGTTCATGCCGGCGACCTGCCAGGCGACGGACGACATCTCCTATCCGCTCGGCGATCCGCGCGAAGCCTCGGTGCAGCAGGCGCTGGCGTTTCTGAACGGGCGCAGCTGCACGCCGATCGGCGGCGCCAGCGCCTCGGCGTCGGCAGCGCGGGTGAAGGACACGGCGACGAAGCGCACGCTGCTTACGCCCGCTCGGCCCGGCACGTTCCAGCGCGAGGCGCCCGGCGCCTTCTGA
- a CDS encoding sensor histidine kinase produces MDRPPSLQGSFLPLDRLPLTVRPPAAWAATGVAVGVAFWIRHAADGTLPPGFPFLTFFPAVILVSVLFGARYGSAAAALGGLLAWYFFIPPRNAFNLDLGSLSAMGFYTLVVATDVLIIHWMQRANGHLAQERERSAALARTRALLFDELQHRVSNNLQAVAGLLALQRRRLADPLAAAALAEASQRVALIGRISRRLYDADESGKDLAAFLTALLDDVVEANGRSDIARRVDCPSDLRLSMEQALPVALVVAESIANAIEHGLPDHRAPAIAIEVRAAGGQLSISVVDNGGRLSADFSAEGISSLGLSIATMLARQTGGSYDVLGGPQTRACLTLPQVEARRIE; encoded by the coding sequence GTGGATCGCCCACCTTCGCTTCAAGGGTCTTTTCTGCCGCTAGATCGCCTTCCGCTCACTGTTCGTCCGCCCGCCGCATGGGCGGCAACAGGTGTCGCTGTCGGCGTCGCGTTCTGGATCCGCCATGCCGCGGATGGCACGCTGCCGCCCGGTTTTCCGTTCCTCACCTTCTTCCCCGCCGTGATCCTGGTGTCGGTGCTGTTCGGCGCGCGCTACGGGTCGGCGGCCGCTGCATTGGGTGGGCTTCTCGCCTGGTATTTCTTCATCCCGCCGAGAAACGCGTTCAATCTCGATCTCGGCTCGCTTTCGGCGATGGGCTTCTACACGCTGGTCGTGGCCACCGATGTGCTGATCATCCACTGGATGCAGCGCGCCAACGGTCACCTGGCGCAGGAACGCGAGCGGAGCGCAGCGCTGGCCCGCACCCGCGCGCTGCTATTCGATGAGCTGCAGCACCGCGTCTCGAACAATCTGCAGGCGGTTGCCGGGCTTCTGGCGCTGCAGCGACGCCGCCTCGCCGATCCCCTGGCTGCGGCCGCGCTGGCCGAGGCCTCCCAGCGGGTCGCGCTGATCGGGCGGATCAGCCGCCGGCTCTACGATGCCGATGAAAGCGGCAAGGATCTTGCCGCCTTCCTGACGGCATTGCTCGACGATGTGGTGGAAGCGAACGGCCGCAGCGACATTGCGCGCCGGGTCGATTGCCCGTCCGACCTGCGCCTCTCGATGGAACAGGCGCTGCCCGTGGCGCTGGTCGTGGCGGAATCGATCGCCAACGCGATCGAGCACGGCCTACCTGATCATCGTGCCCCCGCCATCGCCATTGAAGTGCGTGCCGCTGGCGGGCAGCTCAGCATCAGCGTTGTCGACAACGGCGGCAGGCTGTCCGCCGACTTTTCCGCCGAGGGCATCAGCAGCCTGGGGCTTTCCATCGCGACCATGCTCGCCCGGCAGACGGGCGGAAGCTATGATGTTTTGGGCGGCCCCCAGACCCGAGCCTGCCTCACCCTGCCACAGGTCGAGGCGCGGCGGATCGAATAG
- a CDS encoding peroxiredoxin gives MRHVLAAAAAIVSLAVAGPVGATLPVGAKAPDFTTRGAVAGKVVTVSLGQQLKKGPVVLYFFPAAFTAGCNAEARAFAENIAAFRAAGATVIGMSADTVEDLTKFSAAECAGKFPVASAGPRVVAGYDVALGRQVKGRDATRRTSYVIDRTGRIAYVHDDLSADRHVALTLEAVKKLPRS, from the coding sequence ATGCGCCACGTCCTTGCCGCTGCCGCCGCCATCGTCTCGCTTGCCGTTGCCGGGCCGGTCGGCGCCACGCTCCCGGTCGGGGCCAAGGCGCCCGATTTCACCACGCGCGGCGCCGTCGCCGGCAAGGTGGTGACAGTGAGCCTCGGGCAGCAGCTCAAAAAGGGGCCGGTGGTGCTCTATTTCTTCCCCGCCGCCTTTACCGCGGGCTGCAACGCGGAGGCGCGCGCCTTTGCCGAAAACATCGCCGCCTTCCGCGCCGCCGGTGCGACGGTGATCGGCATGTCGGCCGATACGGTGGAGGATTTGACGAAATTTTCGGCCGCCGAATGTGCGGGCAAGTTCCCCGTCGCGAGTGCGGGTCCCCGTGTCGTCGCCGGTTATGACGTGGCGCTTGGCCGGCAGGTCAAGGGGCGCGATGCCACCCGCCGCACCAGCTATGTCATCGATCGCACGGGCCGGATCGCCTATGTTCACGATGACCTTTCCGCGGATCGCCACGTCGCGCTCACGCTGGAAGCGGTGAAGAAGCTGCCCCGTTCCTGA